In a single window of the Streptococcus ilei genome:
- the nrdH gene encoding glutaredoxin-like protein NrdH translates to MVTIYSKNNCVQCKMTKRFLDTNHVEYREINLDEQPEFVDHVKNLGFNAAPVIQTADEVFSGFQPAKLKKLS, encoded by the coding sequence ATGGTGACAATTTATTCAAAAAATAATTGCGTTCAATGTAAAATGACCAAACGTTTTTTAGATACCAATCACGTTGAATACCGTGAAATTAATCTAGATGAGCAACCTGAGTTTGTAGACCATGTGAAGAACCTTGGTTTCAATGCTGCGCCAGTTATCCAAACGGCAGATGAAGTCTTCTCTGGCTTCCAACCAGCTAAGCTCAAGAAATTATCTTAA
- the nrdE gene encoding class 1b ribonucleoside-diphosphate reductase subunit alpha, translating into MGLKSLEDVTYFRLNNEINRPVNGQIMLHKDKEALDAFFKENVAPNTMAFDSITDKINYLIEHNYIETAFIKKYRPEFLEELYQFIKDQNFQFKSFMAAYKFYNQYALKTNDGEYYLESMEDRVFFNALYFADGNEDIAKDIANEIIHQRYQPATPSFLNAGRARRGELVSCFLIQVTDDMNAIGRSINSALQLSRIGGGVGISLSNLREAGAPIKGYEGAASGVVPVMKLFEDSFSYSNQLGQRQGAGVVYLNVFHPDIIAFLSTKKENADEKVRVKTLSLGVVVPDKFYELARKNEEMYLFSPYSVEREYGVPFNYIDITEKYDELVANPNIRKTKIKARDLETEISKLQQESGYPYVVNIDTANRANPVDGKIIMSNLCSEILQVQEPSLINDAQEFIKMGTDVSCNLGSTNVVNMMTSPDFGRSIRAMVRALTFVTDSSHIVAVPTIDHGNSRAHTFGLGAMGLHSYLAQQLIEYGSPESVEFTSIYFMLMNYWTLVESNNIARERGVTFHNFEKSDYANGSYFDKYTTGEFVPKSERVKELFKDIFIPSAEDWAELRDKVKADGLYHQNRLAVAPNGSISYINDVSASIHPITQRIEERQEKKIGKIYYPAAGLSTDTIPYYTSAYDMDMRKVIDVYAAATEHVDQGLSLTLFMRSDIPKGLYEWKTENKQTTRDLSILRNYAFNKGIKSIYYVRTFTDDGGEVGANQCESCVI; encoded by the coding sequence ATGGGATTAAAATCACTTGAAGACGTAACCTACTTCCGTCTTAATAATGAAATCAACCGTCCAGTAAACGGTCAAATCATGCTTCATAAAGACAAAGAAGCCTTGGATGCCTTCTTCAAAGAAAACGTTGCGCCAAATACTATGGCCTTTGATTCAATAACGGATAAAATCAACTACCTTATTGAACACAACTATATCGAAACAGCTTTTATCAAGAAATATCGTCCAGAATTCTTGGAAGAACTTTATCAATTTATCAAAGACCAAAACTTCCAATTCAAGTCCTTCATGGCTGCCTATAAATTCTATAACCAGTATGCGCTTAAAACAAATGATGGAGAATACTATCTCGAAAGCATGGAAGACCGCGTCTTCTTCAATGCTCTCTATTTTGCAGATGGAAATGAAGACATTGCCAAAGACATCGCAAACGAAATCATCCACCAACGCTACCAACCAGCTACTCCTTCTTTCTTAAATGCTGGACGTGCCCGCCGTGGAGAATTGGTTTCCTGTTTCTTGATCCAAGTAACAGATGATATGAATGCGATTGGACGCTCTATCAACTCTGCCCTTCAACTGTCACGTATCGGTGGTGGGGTTGGAATCTCTCTCAGCAACCTTCGTGAAGCTGGAGCACCGATCAAGGGTTATGAAGGAGCTGCTTCTGGGGTCGTTCCTGTTATGAAACTCTTTGAAGATAGCTTCTCTTACTCAAACCAATTGGGTCAACGTCAAGGTGCTGGGGTTGTTTACCTCAACGTCTTCCACCCAGACATTATCGCCTTCCTTTCTACTAAGAAAGAAAATGCCGATGAAAAAGTTCGTGTGAAAACTCTATCACTTGGTGTTGTGGTACCTGATAAATTCTACGAATTGGCACGTAAAAATGAAGAAATGTACCTCTTCAGTCCATATTCTGTAGAGCGTGAATACGGAGTGCCATTCAACTACATCGACATCACTGAAAAATATGATGAGTTGGTCGCTAATCCAAACATCCGTAAGACAAAAATTAAAGCCCGTGATTTGGAAACAGAAATTTCTAAATTGCAACAAGAATCTGGTTACCCATATGTAGTCAATATTGATACTGCTAACCGCGCCAACCCAGTTGATGGCAAAATCATCATGAGTAACTTGTGTTCAGAGATCCTCCAGGTTCAAGAACCAAGCTTGATCAACGATGCTCAAGAGTTCATTAAAATGGGAACCGACGTCTCATGTAATCTTGGTTCAACCAACGTGGTCAACATGATGACTTCACCTGACTTTGGTCGCTCAATCCGAGCTATGGTACGTGCCTTGACCTTCGTTACTGATAGTTCTCACATCGTAGCTGTTCCTACGATCGACCATGGAAATAGCCGAGCGCATACCTTTGGTCTTGGTGCTATGGGACTTCATAGCTATCTTGCCCAACAATTGATCGAGTACGGATCACCTGAGTCTGTTGAGTTCACTAGCATCTACTTCATGCTTATGAACTACTGGACCCTCGTGGAATCAAATAACATCGCGCGTGAACGGGGCGTTACCTTCCACAACTTTGAAAAATCAGACTATGCCAACGGTAGCTACTTTGATAAGTACACGACTGGAGAGTTTGTTCCAAAATCAGAGCGTGTCAAAGAACTCTTTAAAGACATCTTCATTCCTAGTGCAGAAGATTGGGCTGAACTTCGTGATAAAGTGAAAGCAGATGGTCTTTACCACCAAAACCGTTTAGCTGTAGCACCAAATGGTTCTATCAGCTACATCAATGACGTGTCTGCTTCTATCCACCCAATTACACAACGGATTGAAGAACGTCAAGAGAAGAAAATCGGGAAGATCTACTACCCTGCAGCAGGATTATCAACAGATACCATTCCTTACTACACTTCTGCTTACGATATGGATATGCGGAAAGTCATCGATGTCTATGCTGCCGCAACTGAGCACGTAGACCAAGGGCTCTCACTGACTCTCTTTATGCGCAGTGACATTCCAAAAGGTCTTTACGAATGGAAAACTGAAAATAAACAAACCACTCGTGACTTGTCTATCCTTCGTAACTATGCCTTTAATAAGGGAATCAAGTCTATCTACTACGTCCGTACCTTTACAGATGATGGTGGAGAAGTTGGCGCGAACCAATGTGAAAGCTGTGTCATCTAA
- the nrdF gene encoding class 1b ribonucleoside-diphosphate reductase subunit beta, producing the protein METYYKAINWNAIEDVIDKSTWEKLTEQFWLDTRIPLSNDLDDWRKLSLKEKDLVGKVFGGLTLLDTMQSETGVQALRADIRTPHEEAVFNNIQFMESVHAKSYSSIFSTLNTKSEIEEIFEWTNTNPFLQKKAEIINEIYLNGTPLEKKVASVFLETFLFYSGFFTPLYYLGNNKLANVAEIIKLIIRDESVHGTYIGYKFQLGFNELPEEEQEKLKEWMYDLLYTLYENEEGYTESLYDGVGWTEEVKTFLRYNANKALMNLGQDPLFPDSADDVNPIVMNGISTGTSNHDFFSQVGNGYLLGEVEAMQDDDYNYGL; encoded by the coding sequence ATGGAAACTTACTACAAAGCCATTAACTGGAATGCCATCGAAGATGTCATCGATAAATCTACTTGGGAAAAGCTAACCGAACAATTCTGGTTGGATACACGTATTCCTTTGTCAAACGACTTGGACGACTGGAGAAAGTTATCTCTCAAAGAAAAAGACTTGGTTGGTAAAGTCTTTGGTGGATTGACACTCTTGGATACCATGCAGTCCGAAACTGGTGTGCAAGCTCTTCGTGCAGATATCCGTACTCCCCACGAAGAAGCTGTCTTTAACAACATCCAATTCATGGAATCTGTCCATGCTAAGTCTTACTCTTCAATCTTTTCTACCTTGAATACCAAGTCAGAAATCGAAGAGATTTTCGAATGGACCAATACCAATCCTTTCCTTCAGAAGAAGGCAGAAATCATCAATGAAATCTACCTCAATGGAACTCCCCTTGAAAAGAAAGTAGCCAGCGTCTTTCTTGAAACTTTCCTCTTCTACTCTGGTTTCTTCACACCGCTCTACTATCTTGGAAACAACAAGTTGGCCAACGTAGCTGAGATCATCAAGTTGATCATTCGGGACGAATCTGTTCACGGAACCTACATCGGTTACAAGTTCCAACTTGGATTTAACGAATTACCAGAAGAAGAGCAAGAAAAACTCAAAGAGTGGATGTATGACCTACTCTACACCCTCTATGAAAACGAAGAAGGCTACACAGAGAGTCTCTATGACGGTGTGGGCTGGACAGAGGAAGTCAAGACCTTCCTTCGCTACAATGCTAACAAAGCCCTTATGAACTTGGGACAAGATCCGCTCTTCCCTGACTCAGCAGATGATGTCAACCCAATCGTTATGAACGGGATCTCAACCGGAACATCCAACCACGACTTCTTCTCTCAAGTCGGAAACGGTTACCTTCTCGGTGAAGTAGAAGCTATGCAGGATGACGATTATAACTACGGTTTATAA